A genomic stretch from Petrimonas mucosa includes:
- a CDS encoding GNAT family N-acetyltransferase codes for MEIQFKTNGSDKGCFFIEKEGRQVAELLFEIENGLLNAYHTGVRPELEGQGIAGRLFDEMVKYAREQNYKVIPSCSYILAKFRRNPDGFADIWHRTPDEPTGDACGIKPTGK; via the coding sequence ATGGAGATACAATTCAAAACCAACGGTAGCGACAAGGGGTGTTTCTTTATTGAAAAGGAGGGCAGACAGGTTGCCGAACTCCTCTTCGAGATTGAGAACGGCCTGCTGAATGCCTACCATACCGGTGTACGCCCCGAACTGGAGGGGCAGGGAATTGCCGGAAGACTGTTTGACGAAATGGTGAAGTATGCCAGGGAGCAAAATTACAAGGTAATTCCCAGCTGCTCATATATTCTGGCAAAGTTCAGGAGGAATCCCGACGGTTTTGCCGACATCTGGCACCGGACACCCGACGAGCCCACCGGCGACGCCTGTGGAATCAAACCTACGGGAAAATGA
- the rfbD gene encoding dTDP-4-dehydrorhamnose reductase — protein MAIYTGSNRHLGGAETVAQRQTVFYGLVQKNVLVTGAKGQLGQQLLQLESRINTPFRFLYTDTDELDITDAGAVHRFVAENHVDYIINCAAYTAVDKAETDEAAACLVNLTGAENLARTGAKIIQISTDYVFDGKASTPYREDAPANPLSVYGRSKLKGEEAIRALAAEWMIIRTSWLYSEYGHNFVKTMLRLMSERDELEIVADQFGSPTYAADLAEMILVILECEEWKSGIYHFANRGETSWFQFAGKIRDLAGITGCRLNPVTTSEYRTVATRPAYSVLDTSKIQSAFHVVIPSWENGLERCIGKLKSR, from the coding sequence ATGGCTATTTATACAGGCTCGAACAGGCATCTTGGGGGGGCAGAGACCGTTGCACAGAGGCAGACCGTCTTCTATGGACTGGTTCAGAAGAACGTGTTGGTAACCGGAGCAAAAGGCCAGTTGGGACAGCAGTTGCTACAACTGGAGAGCCGGATAAACACTCCTTTCAGGTTTCTCTATACCGATACCGATGAGCTGGACATCACCGATGCCGGAGCAGTCCACCGTTTCGTCGCGGAAAACCATGTCGACTATATCATCAACTGTGCAGCCTATACAGCTGTGGATAAGGCCGAAACCGACGAGGCGGCCGCTTGTCTGGTCAACCTGACCGGAGCGGAGAACCTTGCCCGGACGGGAGCGAAGATTATCCAGATCTCTACCGATTATGTCTTCGACGGTAAGGCAAGCACTCCCTACAGGGAAGATGCCCCCGCCAACCCGCTGTCGGTCTACGGTCGGTCCAAACTGAAGGGTGAGGAGGCGATCAGGGCGTTGGCTGCAGAATGGATGATCATCCGTACTTCATGGCTCTACTCCGAATATGGACACAACTTTGTGAAGACGATGCTCCGCCTGATGAGCGAACGTGATGAGTTGGAGATTGTGGCAGACCAGTTTGGGTCGCCCACCTATGCTGCCGATCTGGCAGAGATGATCCTGGTCATCCTGGAGTGTGAGGAGTGGAAATCGGGTATTTACCACTTCGCCAATCGGGGAGAAACCTCCTGGTTCCAGTTTGCCGGAAAGATAAGGGACCTTGCCGGGATTACCGGCTGCCGGCTCAATCCTGTTACCACAAGCGAATACAGGACGGTTGCCACCCGACCCGCATATAGCGTATTGGATACGTCGAAAATTCAATCAGCTTTCCATGTAGTTATTCCTTCTTGGGAGAACGGACTGGAGAGATGTATCGGAAAACTCAAAAGCAGATGA
- a CDS encoding MBL fold metallo-hydrolase produces MANFHIIETGYFLADGGAMFGPIPKKYWQKRYPCDNNNMCLMAMRCLFIETGERRILVDCGAGDKQLAKLKYYRPHNLKELRSEIGKIGYSPEEVTDVVLTHLHFDHCGGGTVFNEAGNIVPAFPRATYWLSRAQWDNYRNPMLYEASSFFPENIEPVYEAGLLRLIESDRQLGDSATLKLYYGHTPGQIVLFLDDDGEQIIFPADVVPTSAHLSLGWLSAYDNNAALAMEEKKRFLDEAKVRNATLIFFHDAYSRMEQVKP; encoded by the coding sequence ATGGCAAACTTCCATATAATTGAGACAGGTTATTTCCTCGCCGACGGAGGAGCGATGTTTGGTCCGATACCGAAGAAATACTGGCAGAAGCGGTATCCATGCGACAACAATAACATGTGCCTGATGGCGATGCGTTGTCTCTTTATCGAAACCGGCGAGCGCCGTATCCTGGTCGACTGTGGTGCTGGCGACAAACAGCTGGCCAAACTGAAGTATTACCGTCCGCACAACCTGAAGGAGCTGCGGAGCGAAATCGGAAAGATCGGTTATTCGCCGGAGGAGGTGACCGACGTGGTGCTTACCCACCTCCACTTCGATCACTGCGGCGGCGGTACGGTCTTTAACGAAGCAGGCAACATTGTTCCGGCCTTTCCTCGCGCCACCTACTGGTTGAGCCGGGCACAGTGGGACAATTACAGGAACCCGATGCTCTATGAGGCCTCCTCCTTCTTTCCGGAAAATATCGAACCGGTATACGAGGCGGGGCTGCTCCGGTTGATTGAATCGGACCGGCAGCTCGGCGACAGCGCAACCCTTAAACTGTACTACGGGCATACGCCCGGACAGATCGTCCTCTTTCTTGATGACGACGGGGAACAGATCATCTTTCCGGCCGATGTGGTGCCCACTTCGGCACACCTCTCTCTCGGCTGGCTGTCGGCATACGACAACAATGCCGCACTGGCGATGGAGGAGAAAAAACGTTTTCTGGACGAGGCTAAAGTCCGTAATGCCACGCTTATCTTCTTTCACGATGCCTACTCCCGGATGGAGCAGGTGAAGCCTTGA
- a CDS encoding alpha/beta hydrolase → MIKRFTLGSLFLIGFSIALYASKVDTVSVFSPSMQKGIKTVVILPDTYSQETRFPVLYLLHGYSDNYSGWVTKVPAVKELADQHGMIIICPDGAFGSWYFDSPVDPSFRFETFVSKELVEWVDRNYMTIAKREGRAITGLSMGGHGGLFLGFRHQDIFGVCGSMSGGVDIRPFPNNWDLAKRLGSQRENPENWEKYTVMNQLHLLAPNSTRIIIDCGTDDFFYDVNLRLHQELLYRNIPHDFITRPGAHNWDYWKNAVKYQALFFSNYFDAVKASPAPSGSRHRERR, encoded by the coding sequence ATGATAAAACGTTTTACACTGGGAAGCCTCTTCCTGATAGGCTTCTCCATTGCGCTTTACGCATCTAAAGTAGATACAGTCTCGGTATTCAGCCCCTCGATGCAGAAAGGGATCAAGACAGTGGTGATTCTTCCCGACACCTATTCGCAGGAAACAAGATTTCCCGTCCTTTACCTGTTGCACGGTTACAGCGACAACTACAGCGGGTGGGTTACGAAAGTTCCTGCCGTAAAGGAGCTGGCCGATCAGCACGGCATGATCATCATCTGTCCCGACGGAGCGTTCGGAAGCTGGTATTTCGACAGTCCGGTCGACCCCTCCTTCAGGTTTGAAACTTTCGTTTCGAAAGAGTTGGTGGAGTGGGTAGACCGCAACTACATGACCATTGCAAAACGTGAAGGGCGTGCCATTACGGGATTGAGCATGGGCGGCCACGGTGGCCTTTTCCTGGGATTCCGCCATCAGGATATCTTCGGTGTCTGCGGCAGCATGAGCGGCGGAGTGGATATCCGTCCCTTCCCCAACAACTGGGATCTGGCAAAACGGTTGGGGTCGCAGCGGGAAAATCCCGAAAACTGGGAAAAATATACGGTGATGAACCAGCTCCATCTGCTTGCCCCAAATTCTACCCGGATCATTATCGACTGCGGTACCGATGACTTCTTCTACGATGTGAATCTCCGGTTACATCAGGAGTTGCTTTACCGGAATATTCCGCACGATTTTATCACCCGTCCCGGTGCACACAACTGGGACTATTGGAAGAATGCTGTCAAGTATCAGGCACTCTTCTTCAGCAACTACTTCGATGCGGTCAAGGCTTCACCTGCTCCATCCGGGAGTAGGCATCGTGAAAGAAGATAA